The Gemmatimonadales bacterium genome includes a window with the following:
- a CDS encoding UbiX family flavin prenyltransferase, with product MSSPLVVAITGASGAPYAVRILDALARHRVPVWLIVSGHGWRLLETEAGLADIDALRSATGGDWSSITLFDDGDRGAKPASGSQRTAGMLICPCSMGTVAAVAHGTSRSLVERAADVTLKEGRKLVLVPRETPWSLVHLRNLTAAAEAGATILPAAPGFYHRPTTVAELVDFVAQRVLDQFNLDLTGAPRWQEE from the coding sequence ATGTCGAGCCCCCTGGTGGTGGCGATCACGGGCGCCTCGGGCGCGCCGTACGCCGTGCGTATTCTGGACGCGCTGGCACGGCACAGGGTGCCCGTCTGGCTCATCGTCTCCGGCCATGGCTGGCGCCTGCTCGAAACCGAGGCCGGCCTTGCCGACATCGATGCACTCCGCAGCGCCACCGGCGGCGACTGGAGCAGCATTACCCTCTTCGACGATGGCGATCGCGGCGCCAAGCCGGCGTCGGGTTCGCAGCGGACGGCGGGCATGCTGATCTGCCCCTGCTCGATGGGCACGGTTGCGGCGGTGGCACACGGCACCAGCCGCTCGCTGGTCGAGCGGGCCGCCGATGTCACGCTCAAGGAAGGGCGCAAGCTGGTGCTGGTGCCGCGAGAGACGCCATGGTCGCTGGTGCACCTTCGAAACCTGACGGCAGCTGCGGAGGCAGGCGCGACGATTCTTCCGGCGGCGCCCGGTTTCTACCATCGACCGACCACGGTGGCGGAGCTGGTCGACTTCGTGGCGCAGCGTGTGCTTGATCAGTTCAATCTCGATCTGACCGGCGCGCCGC